In Daphnia magna isolate NIES linkage group LG6, ASM2063170v1.1, whole genome shotgun sequence, the following are encoded in one genomic region:
- the LOC116925610 gene encoding methyltransferase-like protein 23: MDINSIGTDSSKPTHKHFFFSCPDNPAETLAVIIPEQLHASYGMYTWPCAPVLAWYLWSQRVGLVGKHVIELGAGTSLPGVVAAKCGANVTLSDCSRFTKCLENCRISATTNGVGDKVNIIGLTWGTFEPQLLKLQPVDLIISSDCFYDPAVFEPILVTVSYLLNKNPSASFVCSYKERSSDWSFEPYLSKWKLCCRTLEVGNIVSSSVVDVAELTQDNTIQLFEIYRAS, translated from the exons ATGGACATAAATTCAATTGGTACTGATTCATCAAAACCAACCCACAAGcacttcttcttctcttgtcCTGATAATCCAGCTGAAACTCTAGCAGTTATCATTCCTGAG CAACTCCATGCAAGTTATGGCATGTACACATGGCCATGCGCTCCAGTTTTAGCTTGGTATTTGTGGAGTCAAAGAGTGGGATTAGTGGGGAAACACGTAATTGAGTTGGGTGCCGGAACTTCACTTCCAGGAGTAGTTGCAGCTAAGTGTGGAGCCAATGTTACCTTGAGTGATTGTTCACGATTCACCAAATGCCTTGAAAATTGTAGAATAAGTGCTACAACAAATGGAGTAGGTGATAAG GTAAACATAATTGGACTTACATGGGGGACATTTGAACCACAACTTCTAAAACTCCAGCCTGTTGACCTGATCATTAGCTCAGACTGTTTCTATGATCCAGCTGTTTTTGAGCCAATTCTAGTGACTGTATCTTACTTACTGAATAAGAACCCTTCAGCCAGTTTTGTATGCTCCTATAAAGAGAGAAGCTCAGATTGGAGCTTTGAGCCATATTTATCAAAGTGGAAACTGTGCTGCAGAACTCTAGAAGTGGGTAACATTGTCTCaagctctgtagtcgatgTTGCCGAGTTGACTCAGGATAACACCATACAACTCTTCGAAATCTACCGTGCATCATAA
- the LOC116925611 gene encoding acyl-CoA-binding domain-containing protein 6 yields MDALLDLDSAFHEASVTVNQFLNVDKATMLRLYGLYKQATQGECNISKPGILSYTARQKWEAWNSLGSTSVADAKSQYIELVNSLTPNDKQEAQSVNKASAFGVSVSCMAKTEQELNDSDKTVFDWLKEGSLENVSSSLTTNPSLISYRDESKMALIHWAADRGDIAMIQLLAKKGADVNMTDGDGQTPLHYAFACGHDECIRLLETLGANRNVRDSNGMVPSDLAES; encoded by the coding sequence ATGGATGCATTATTGGATTTAGATTCTGCGTTCCACGAAGCCTCAGTGACGGTGAACCAATTTTTGAACGTTGACAAGGCAACAATGCTGCGTCTCTATGGACTTTACAAACAAGCAACCCAAGGGGAGTGCAACATTTCTAAACCAGGAATATTAAGTTATACAGCCCGGCAGAAATGGGAAGCATGGAATTCGCTGGGATCAACAAGTGTTGCAGATGCGAAATCCCAATATATTGAATTAGTTAACAGTCTGACTCCGAACGACAAACAAGAAGCACAAAGTGTTAACAAAGCTTCAGCTTTTGGAGTTTCCGTCAGTTGTATGGCGAAAACAGAACAAGAACTCAACGACAGTGATAAAACAGTTTTTGATTGGCTGAAAGAAGGCAGTTTGGAAAATGTTTCATCCTCATTGACTACTAACCCATCTCTCATTTCTTATCGTGACGAAAGTAAAATGGCGTTAATTCACTGGGCAGCGGATAGAGGCGATATCGCCATGATCCAGCTACTTGCGAAAAAAGGTGCCGATGTGAACATGACAGATGGTGATGGACAAACCCCTCTACACTATGCTTTTGCATGCGGCCATGATGAGTGTATACGTCTTTTAGAAACGCTTGGCGCCAACCGCAACGTCCGTGACAGTAATGGAATGGTCCCCTCGGACCTAGCCGAATCATGA